The Halostella litorea region TCGAGTTCGTCTGCATCGGCGACCCCGAGGACCCCGACGACGGCTGCGGGCGGACGTTCTATCTCAACTACGTGAAGTACGAGCGCGGCCGCGAACTCCACGAGGGGCCGTCGCTCGAAGACACCCCGCGGTTCGACTTCAACCCATGAACGACGACGTACTCGACGAACAGCGCGAACTCGTATCGCTGCTCGAGGACGCGGGCTGGGACGTCACCGAGACGGAGCTGTCGGTGTACGAGAGCCCGTGGGAGAACGACGACTCGCCGGAGGCGACGGTGACGCTGACCGCGCGGAAGCTGCTCGGGGACGACGACGGGGAGGACGGCGACGACGCCAGCGAGTTCCGGATCGGCTAACCCTTGATGTTGCAGACGGGGAAGGTTCGTGCGACCTTGTCGCCGATGCCGAGCGCGTCGGAGACGCGGACCACCTCGTCGACGTCCTTGTACACGCCGGGGGCCTCCTCCGCGACGGTCGCGCCGCTCTCGGCTTTCACGTAGACGCCCTGCTGTTCCAGGTCGTCCTGCACGTCACCGCCCCAGTAGTCCTGCTTGGCCTGCGTGCGGCTCATCAGCCGGCCCGCGCCGTGGGCCGTCGAGCCGAAGGTCAGGTCCATCGACGACTCGCCGCCGCGCAGGACGTAGCTCCCCGCGCCCATGCTCCCGGGGATGATGATCGGCTGGCCGACGTCGCGGTACGCGGCGGGCACCTCCGGGTGCCCGGCGGGGAACGCACGGGTCGCGCCCTTGCGGTGGACGTACAGTTCGCGGTCCTCGCCGTCGACCGTATGGGTCTCCTTCTTGGCGATGTTGTGTGCCACGTCGTACAGCAGTTCCATCCCCAGTTGCTCCCACGTCCGGTCGAACACGCGCTCGAACACCCGGCGCGTGCGGTGCATGATGACCTGCCGGTTCACCCACGCGAAGTTGATCGCGGCACACATCGCGCCGTAGTACTCCTCCGCGAGTTCGGACCCGGCCGGCGCGGCGGCCAGTTCCTTGTCGGGCAGGTCCGCAAGCAGGTCGCCGTGTTCCTGCTCGATCCGCCGCAGGTAGTCGTTGCACACCTGGTGGCCCAGCCCCCGGCTCCCGCAGTGGATCAGGACGACTATCTGGTCCTCCCGGAGGTCGAACGACGCCGCGACGTCCTCGCGGAACACGTCGGTGACGCGCTGGACCTCGAGGAAGTGGTTGCCGCTGCCGAGGCTGCCGATCTGGTTGCGCCCGCGGTCCTTGGCCTTCTGCGAGACCGCCGCGGGATCGGCGTCCGGCCGCCGCCCCTCGTCCTCGCAGGCGCGGAGGTCGGCCTCGACGCCGTACCCCGCCTCGACGGCCCACTCGACGCCGCGGGAGAGGATCCCCTCGACCGCGTCGGCGTCGCCCTTGACGATGCCGCCCCCGCCCAGCCCGGAGGGGACGTTGGCGAACAGCGCGTCGACGAGTTCCTCCTCCTTTCCGCGCACGTCGTCGTACGTCAGGTCGGTCGTCATCATCCGGACGCCGCAGTTGATGTCGTAGCCGACCGCCCCCGGCGAGATGCAGCCGTTCTCGGCGTCCATCGCGCCGACGCCGCCCACGGGGAAGCCGTACCCCTGGTGGCCGTCGGGCATGCAGAGCGCGTGCTCGGTGATCCCCGGCAAGTGGGTGGCGTTCTTGAGTTGCTGGAGCGTCTTGTCCTCGCTTATCTCGTCCAGCAGCGCCTCGCTCGCCAGCACGCGAGCGGGGGTTCGCATGTCGCCCTCCCGCGGGATCTCCCAGACGTACTCACGCACCCGTTCGAGCGTGATGCCGTCCGCATCGTAGGTGGTCATACCCGACCCTCGGGCGGGCGGCCCGGAATACGTTTCGTCTGCGGGGTCGACGGGCGGCGTCCCCGACCGCCGCTCACACGTCGAAGACGACGTACGCCTCCCAGCCGTCGTCGGTCTCCCGCAGGTCCATCTCGGAGTACGTGACGGCCTTGACCTCGCGGGCCCGCACCGCCGACAGCGGCACCCCGCGCGCGCTCGCCGACAGGTGCCACTCGCCGTCCCGTTCCGCGACTGTCGCCCGATTGTCGACGGGCAGCACCGAGCGCACGTCGCGCTGGAAGATGAGTTCGTCGAGGTAGTCGAACAGCAGCGCCTCGCGGCTCTCGGCGGCCACCGACACGTCGAACCGCTCGCCGTCCGCGGGCACGTCGTCACACATCGCGGCCGCGAGCCCGTCCGCGGCGGCCGCGAAGGCGTCGCCGAGGCGGTCGCCGGCGGCGGCCACCGCCACGTCGGCGGTGTGGTCGCGGAGCTCGTAGGGCATACCGGAGCCTTTCCCGCCCGGGCGTTTGGCGTTTCGGATCCGCGACGGCGGCTGCCCGAGAGCGGGGAGCCGGCTCGGCGCCCGAAGCGG contains the following coding sequences:
- a CDS encoding RtcB family protein, whose translation is MTTYDADGITLERVREYVWEIPREGDMRTPARVLASEALLDEISEDKTLQQLKNATHLPGITEHALCMPDGHQGYGFPVGGVGAMDAENGCISPGAVGYDINCGVRMMTTDLTYDDVRGKEEELVDALFANVPSGLGGGGIVKGDADAVEGILSRGVEWAVEAGYGVEADLRACEDEGRRPDADPAAVSQKAKDRGRNQIGSLGSGNHFLEVQRVTDVFREDVAASFDLREDQIVVLIHCGSRGLGHQVCNDYLRRIEQEHGDLLADLPDKELAAAPAGSELAEEYYGAMCAAINFAWVNRQVIMHRTRRVFERVFDRTWEQLGMELLYDVAHNIAKKETHTVDGEDRELYVHRKGATRAFPAGHPEVPAAYRDVGQPIIIPGSMGAGSYVLRGGESSMDLTFGSTAHGAGRLMSRTQAKQDYWGGDVQDDLEQQGVYVKAESGATVAEEAPGVYKDVDEVVRVSDALGIGDKVARTFPVCNIKG
- a CDS encoding archease; amino-acid sequence: MPYELRDHTADVAVAAAGDRLGDAFAAAADGLAAAMCDDVPADGERFDVSVAAESREALLFDYLDELIFQRDVRSVLPVDNRATVAERDGEWHLSASARGVPLSAVRAREVKAVTYSEMDLRETDDGWEAYVVFDV